From Coffea arabica cultivar ET-39 chromosome 9c, Coffea Arabica ET-39 HiFi, whole genome shotgun sequence, one genomic window encodes:
- the LOC113708615 gene encoding uncharacterized protein isoform X3 produces MLPREVEDPNGHGTIPACASVDKCGEYPMEKEVNENKGDTADGVGNRNEVEDGYEDEDEEEDVDFNPLLKDSPSQEASSSLSSENEGLDADVMDSRENASASVATDSTAKLPSPVQDCPVGDTDPGEEVVTQTETSTAGECKKGSEIGSLHEKSEGSGSRMFVDGDLVAGEFSPAVHSGKPVINMDDEDAICMRTRARYSLASFTLDELETFLQETDDDDDLQNVDDEEEYKKFLAAVLLGGDGDPQSAQENDNVDDEDEENDADFELEIEEALESDIDEDARDEIQEEVYDVAGRRPKTRQNRRKKASVEGNKKLLGQSKRPLRPLLPSAPLAQRLPFSTLDGKSFIMNHAADFPPSTTDGSINGFSPHQIGQLHCLIHEHMQLLVQEYHRRQVGLTCDTRSEREPLFPLSCFPASEPCDQILRGADSPTLSVAHLSPKSDRTPKKTMASALVERAKKQSVALVPKEIAEIAQRFYPLFNPALYPHKPPPAPLANRVLFTEAEDELLALGLMEYNTDWKAIQQRFLPCKSKHQIFVRQKNRSSSKAPENPIKAVRRMKNSPLTADEIARIEEGLKIFKLDWMSIWKFFVPYRDPSLLPRQWRIANGTQKSYKCDATKNAKRQLYERNRRASKPAALPNWQTSPEKEDNSTDKVCVDKNNVRNQMDREEESYVHEAFLADWGPGTSNLASSFPNSQQQEKSPLQPPLQEGSQVSEQLHRSGSEGAQAPIFNEFPAAVRSSSSQVCGRPYRARRVNNARLVKLAPDLPPVNLPPSVRVMSQSAFKSYQGGATVQPSSANSSVIGPGAEAGVGKVVKHTANSGVCNSAKAGQITISPVNANTSNRQPRDSLIIRNKDASEERDESDLQMHPLLFQAPENSHFPYYPLYSSASTSRSFNFFAGSPPQLNLSLFHNPRHANSAVNFLAKSLKPSESGSSCRVDFHPLLQRSEDVNSSSVAACSTAQFSTNLETSEGRCAQVQSPLGGTPSMCRAHNSSAASAVSPGQKINELDLDICLSSTSRQHKALGSEDVNECGTAVSVANTKDFRNLGSPMPKDSLKQSSQSMPVAYAPDKIGSKLDSGVHAVVVASDEGNRSSADNTEDQSLPEIVMEQEELSDSEDEVGENVEFECEEMADSEAEEGSDSDQMVDMQNEDVEKADADADSNDQQDDPIRCDDSEGNAFQTVEGRQMGKKIDHSSSSLSLNLNSCPPGSPLMKKPNNGSLKGSNTAPDEKVHSGARAATENIPSNDDNVASQKQVVELGSQSNLNSGITSSKKPRKRACGPDLRLRRGTPKRRNTSLKTDMNSAKSKQDS; encoded by the exons ATGCTACCACGGGAAGTTGAGGACCCCAATGGGCATGGTACAATTCCTGCCTGTGCCAGCGTAGACAAATGTGGTGAATATCCAATGGAAAAAGAGGTCAATGAGAACAAGGGCGATACTGCAGATGGTGTTGGTAACAGAAATGAGGTTGAGGATGGatatgaagatgaagatgaggaAGAGGATGTAGATTTCAATCCTTTATTAAAGGATTCTCCTTCTCAAGAAGCTTCTTCAAGCTTGAGCTCTGAAAATGAAGGTTTGGATGCTGATGTTATGGATAGTAGGGAAAATGCTTCTGCATCTGTAGCTACTGATTCCACAGCAAAGCTTCCCAGTCCAGTGCAGGACTGTCCTGTGGGAGACACTGACCCAGGTGAAGAGGTTGTGACACAGACTGAAACTTCTACTGCAGGAGAATGTAAAAAAGGCTCTGAAATTGGGTCCCTGCATGAAAAGAGTGAAGGATCAGGCAGCCGGATGTTTGTTGATGGTGATTTGGTGGCTGGGGAGTTCAGCCCTGCTGTACATTCCGGGAAGCCTGTAATAAATATGGACGATGAGGATGCAATTTGCATGCGCACAAGAGCTCGATACTCACTTGCTAGCTTTACACTTGATGAATTGGAGACTTTTCTTCAAGAAacagatgatgatgatgacctTCAAAatgttgatgatgaagaagagtacaagaaatttctTGCTGCTGTTCTACTTGGTGGGGATGGGGACCCTCAAAGTGCACAAGAGAATGACAatgttgatgatgaagatgaagaaaatgatgCAGACTTTGAGCTTGAAATTGAAGAGGCACTTGAGAGTGACATtgatgaggatgcaagggatgagaTTCAAGAAGAGGTTTATGATGTTGCTGGTCGCCGACCCAAGACTAGGCAAAATAGACGCAAGAAAGCTTCTGTTGAAGGCAACAAGAAGCTTTTGGGCCAGTCGAAGAGGCCATTACGCCCGCTCTTACCAAGTGCACCTCTAGCACAACGTCTGCCCTTTTCAACTCTGGATGGGAAAAGCTTCATAATGAACCATGCTGCAGATTTTCCTCCTTCAACAACTGATGGATCTATAAATGGATTTTCTCCACATCAGATTGGGCAATTGCATTgtctgatccatgaacacatgcAGCTTCTTGTTCAG GAATATCATAGACGCCAAGTGGGACTTACGTGTGATACTCGCTCAGAAAGGGAACCGTTATTCCCTTTAAGCTGTTTCCCTGCTTCTGAACCATGTGATCAAATTTTGAGAGGTGCTGATTCTCCAACTTTGAGTGTGGCACATTTGTCACCTAAAAGTGATCGAACACCTAAGAAGACAATGGCATCTGCCCTGGTTGAAAGGGCCAAAAAGCAATCAGTTGCTCTAGTTCCAAAGGAGATTGCTGAGATAGCTCAGAGATTTTATCCCTTGTTTAATCCTGCCCTTTACCCTCATAAGCCACCCCCTGCCCCTCTTGCAAACCGTGTACTTTTCACCGAGGCAGAGGATGA ATTATTAGCATTGGGGTTAATGGAATATAATACAGACTGGAAAGCAATTCAGCAGCGCTTTCTTCCTTGCAAATCTAAGCATCAG ATTTTTGTAAGGCAGAAGAATCGTTCGTCCTCTAAAGCACCTGAAAATCCAATAAAG GCAGTTCGAAGGATGAAAAATTCTCCCTTGACAGCTGACGAAATAGCACGCATAGAAGAG GGGTTGAAGATATTTAAACTTGATTGGATGTCCATATGGAAGTTTTTTGTTCCTTATAGAGATCCATCCTTGCTACCTCGGCAATGGCGTATTGCTAATggaactcaaaagtcatataaATGTGACGCAACTAAAAATGCAAAGCGGCAGCTATATGAAAGAAACAGGAGAGCAAGCAAACCTGCAGCTTTGCCCAACTGGCAGACTTCACCAGAGAAAGAG GATAATAGCACGGATAAAGTTTGTGTAGACAAAAATAATGTACGTAATCAGATGGACAGAGAAGAGGAATCTTATGTTCATGAGGCATTTTTGGCAGATTGGGGACCAGGTACCTCCAATCTTGCTTCCAGTTTTCCCAACTCACAGCAGCAGGAGAAGTCCCCTCTGCAACCACCATTGCAGGAGGGCTCCCAAGTCAGTGAACAACTGCATAGGAGTGGGTCAGAAGGTGCCCAAGCCCCTATCTTCAATGAATTTCCAGCCGCTGTAAG GTCATCTAGCTCTCAAGTATGTGGCAGACCCTATCGTGCACGTAGAGTTAATAATGCCCGTCTAGTGAAATTAGCTCCAGACCTGCCTCCTGTAAATCTTCCACCCTCTGTCCGTGTGATGTCACAGTCTGCTTTTAAGAGCTATCAGGGTGGAGCAACTGTGCAGCCTTCAAGTGCCAATTCTTCTGTTATAGGTCCTGGAGCAGAAGCTGGAGTTGGGAAAGTGGTTAAGCATACTGCAAATTCAGGAGTTTGTAATTCAGCAAAAGCAGGACAAATTACAATAAGCCCTGTGAACGCCAACACTAGTAATCGGCAGCCTCGAGATTCTCTAATCATCAGGAATAAGGATGCTTCTGAAGAAAGAGATGAGTCTGATCTTCAGATGCATCCTTTACTGTTTCAGGCCCCTGAAAACAGTCATTTTCCATATTATCCATTGTACTCTAGTGCAAGTACTTCTAGATCTTTTAACTTCTTTGCAGGAAGTCCACCCCAATTAAATCTGAGTCTCTTCCACAATCCACGCCATGCAAACAGTGCTGTTAATTTCCTTGCAAAGTCATTGAAGCCGAGTGAATCAGGTTCATCTTGTCGGGTTGATTTTCATCCACTTCTTCAAAGATCCGAGGATGTGAATTCCAGTTCAGTGGCTGCATGTTCCACAGCTCAATTTTCAACAAATTTAGAGACATCTGAGGGAAGATGTGCTCAGGTTCAAAGTCCATTAGGTGGCACACCTAGTATGTGTCGTGCGCATAATAGTTCTGCTGCCTCTGCAGTGAGCCCCGGTCAAAAGATTAATGAACTTGACTTGGACATATGCCTCAGTTCCACATCCAGACAGCACAAGGCACTGGGAAGTGAAGATGTAAATGAATGTGGTACTGCTGTATCAGTAGCAAATACCAAGGATTTTAGAAACCTAGGATCTCCAATGCCAAAGGATTCTTTGAAACAGTCCAGCCAATCTATGCCTGTGGCTTATGCTCCAGATAAAATTGGCAGTAAGTTGGATTCGGGTGTCCATGCGGTGGTTGTAGCTAGTGATGAAGGAAACAGGAGCAGTGCTGATAATACTGAGGACCAATCTCTTCCAGAAATTGTAATGGAGCAGGAGGAGTTAAGTGACTCTGAGGATGAAGTTGGAGAGAATGTGGAGTTTGAATGTGAAGAGATGGCAGATTCAGAAGCCGAGGAGGGATCTGATTCTGACCAGATGGTTGACATGCAAAATGAG GATGTGGAGAAGGCAGATGCTGATGCCGATTCTAATGATCAACAGGACGATCCAATTAGGTGTGATGATTCAGAAGGCAATGCTTTTCAAACCGTAGAAGGCCGCCAGATGGGCAAGAAAATTGATCATTCCTCCAGCTCTTTATCTTTAAATTTAAACTCCTGTCCTCCAGGCTCTCCTTTAATGAAGAAGCCCAACAATGGAAGTCTGAAGGGCAGTAATACAGCTCCAGACGAGAAGGTTCATTCTGGTGCCAGAGCAGCTACTGAAAACATTCCATCAAATGATGACAATGTAGCGTCTCAGAAGCAAGTCGTGGAGCTTGGATCACAATCAAATCTGAATTCTGGCATCACTTCATCGAAAAAACCTAGAAAACGTGCATGTGGTCCGGATTTGCGCTTACGGAGGGGCACaccaaaaagaagaaatacaagCTTGAAAACTGATATGAACTCAGCAAAGTCCAAGCAAGACAGCTAG